The Lasioglossum baleicum chromosome 12, iyLasBale1, whole genome shotgun sequence genome includes a region encoding these proteins:
- the Ino80 gene encoding chromatin-remodeling ATPase INO80 isoform X3, which yields MTDRARTMRLEAEMAAPLHLQRLERSLNVQPFLRQINELFQDPASEDEKSVSSESSEGSDNYLDNVLIRKEEERINKLRLYNMSSVGEERRWLQDILLSDSSDSSASGSDTDTPITEEDFQDMLKFHILRKKYQGRFYQKPENIQYQYYSAGLLSNYDRFLEHQKLIVGNKKKKEKKPEKKVMKIKKEKVPRHRPSNDYPDGEYPEDEWDRTMPREEELDEAELEAIMRHQPRQRGRKKHNNKSPEVMAMRRRKIWVMMSKKELGKVQRAKTNNHKEMLISCKKVAQHCMKYWRQKAMQSQKNMKETIWRAKRLTREMQSYWKRYDRVERETRRRLEKEAEEQRKMDVELIEAKRQQRKLNFLITQTELYAHFMSRKLGKASPEEQLRILNQLDEEKNPRLLGIDDYDSEIMKQKAKRNATEAFDNEKARAKQFDTATASQELRLSDTPETLEHPQPSIFKGNLKGYQLKGMNWLANLYDQGISGILADEMGLGKTVQSIAFLCHVAERYSVWGPFLIISPASTLHNWQQEMARFVPMFKVVPYWGNPQERKILRQFWDTKDLHTKEASFHVVITSYQLVITDYKYFNRIKWQYMILDEAQAIKSTSSMRWKLLLGFSCRNRLLLSGTPIQNSMAELWALLHFIMPTLFDSHDEFNEWFSKDIESHAENKTGIDEKHLSRLHMILKPFMLRRIKKDVENELSDKIEVMVYCPLTTRQKLLYSALKKKIRIEDLLHYTVGGGDTATNDKNFTSNLMNLVMQFRKVCNHPELFERRDARSPFFMHTEFFEMPALLYIEGLLHLSLPSKDHLLYNKLFIFATEHLHRTLHDGSESSQNPFSFSRFINLTPMEMNKVFIIGILFRLCLATLTEKRIKIARYWEDWNVDERIDVPRNQMFLLPRKTDASSQALQDLIFTGRIIEGEPVYTHSTHVIHSMPETVAHRILRSSKKSANQSMKRILPSTKVELEDSKVTLLPEHLHLPRPPIMRLCQQTTIPSFICDTYPKVQASPRKLYVSNSGAACAWRRHEECGGKFGQQLLWLGCERALSISQGATSFRIMQTTPTFSVEPQGGLSACTPINGWSTIIVPDKQTLVTDAGKLSVLDSLLRRLKEQGHRVLIYSQMTKMIDLLEEYMYHRKHTFMRLDGSSKISDRRDMVADFQKRADIFVFLLSTRAGGLGINLTAADTVIFYDSDWNPTVDQQAMDRAHRLGQTKQVTVYRLICKGTIEERILQRAREKSEIQRMVISGGNFKPDTLKPKEVVSLLLDDEEIEAKYSQRSEERKQHAEDARLESSLHHKERDRKRKLTALPVKADSKKPCLSDANGDRLGDTVQSNVNDGNQTSGAQAHFVNNNQQMLETADDYSVPTSPVKSEDETSNDGLVVDVDGPVVGSSSDSRQLRVSQFGEPVKVNRLDHHVSFSSGSGVRMRPTIRGTSKRGRPRGSRRGGPVGGKGRGLLLLHPPSKTVGNDPQSPASMSPTGGNATTDQILQHGGQGSSGPAEGDGPSTVGPLGPVGSLGSVSGRGGPPAIRRGPGRPRLRPTGPGHQGYRTPGHHHGRKVQRPLPVPLRSQQTIATVNQHKSPGQRSSGSGSSMPTATMNAGSSFPSSANESRPFGFYTQQQPRGSS from the exons ATGACAGATAGAGCACGCACAATGAGGTTGGAAGCAGAAATGGCTGCTCCTTTGCATCTGCAAAGATTGGAGCGCAGCCTCAATGTACAGCCCTTCTTGAGACAAATTAATGAGTTGTTCCAAGATCCAGCTAG CGAGGATGAGAAGTCTGTTTCGTCAGAGTCCTCTGAAGGATCGGACAATTACCTTGATAACGTGTTGATCCGAAAAGAAG AGGagagaattaataaattaaggCTGTATAATATGTCAAGTGTGGGAGAGGAACGCAGGTGGTTGCAAGATATTCTTCTGAGCGATTCATCGGATAGTTCGGCATCAGGATCTGACACAGATACTCCCATCACGGAAGAAGATTTTCAAGACATGCTAAAGTTTCACATACTTAGAAAAAAGTATCAAGGTCGCTTCTATCAGAAACCAGAG AATATACAGTACCAGTACTACAGTGCCGGCTTATTATCAAACTATGATCGATTTCTAGAACACCAAAAGTTGATAGTCGGtaataaaaagaagaaagaaaagaagccCGAGAAGAAGGTCATGAAAATCAAGAAGGAGAAGGTCCCCCGACACAGACCATCCAATGATTATCCT GATGGGGAATATCCAGAGGACGAATGGGATCGTACGATGCCCAGAGAAGAAGAACTGGATGAAGCCGAGTTAGAAGCAATAATGCGCCACCAGCCGCGGCAACGCGGCAGGAAAAAGCATAATAACAAAAGCCCGGAGGTAATGGCgatgaggaggaggaagatTTGGGTGATGATGTCTAAGAAAGAATTGGGAAAAGTACAAAGAGCGAAAACCAATAATCATAAGGAAATGTTAATTAGTTGTAAGAAAGTAGCGCAACACTGTATGAAATACTGGCGACAAAAGGCTATGCAA TCGCAGAAGAACATGAAGGAGACTATATGGAGAGCGAAGCGCCTCACGAGGGAGATGCAGTCGTATTGGAAACGTTACGATCGCGTCGAGCGGGAGACCAGGAGACGATTAGAAAAGGAGGCTGAGGAACAGAGAAAGATGGATGTCGAGCTGATCGAGGCGAAACGACAGCAAAGGAAACTAAATTTTCTTATTACACAGACCGAACTGTATGCTCACTTCATGTCCCGCAAATTGGGGAAAGCCTCGCCAGAAGAACAGTTGAGAATTTTAAATCAATTGGACGAAGAGAAAAATCCGAGACTTCTTGGAATCGACGATTATGATAG TGAAATCATGAAACAGAAAGCAAAGAGGAATGCCACCGAAGCATTTGACAATGAGAAAGCTAGAGCGAAACAGTTCGATACCGCTACAGCGTCCCAAGAATTACGACTTAGCGATACTCCTGAAACATTGGAGCATCCACAGCCTTCGATTTTCAAGGGAAATCTGAAGGGTTATCAATTGAAAGGGATGAATTGGTTAGCGAATTTATATGATCAG GGAATCAGCGGAATATTGGCGGACGAGATGGGATTGGGAAAAACCGTACAATCCATAGCGTTCTTATGCCATGTCGCTGAAAGATACT CTGTGTGGGGACCGTTTCTGATCATATCCCCTGCGTCAACGTTGCACAATTGGCAGCAAGAAATGGCGCGATTCGTGCCAATGTTTAAAGTGGTTCCGTATTGGGGCAATCCTCAGGAACGCAAGATACTGAGACAGTTCTGGGACACTAAAGATCTGCATACGAAAGAGGCTTCGTTTCACGTAGTGATCACTAGCTACCAATTAGTCATAACCGACTACAAATACTTCAACAGAATAAAATGGCAGTACATGATCCTGGACGAAGCACAGGCTATAAAAAGCACCAGCAGTATGAGATGGAAATTGTTGCTCGGGTTCAGTTGTCGCAATAGATTGTTGCTCAGTGGCACACCGATTCAAAACAGCATGGCGGAGTTGTGGGCGTTGCTGCATTTTATAATGCCGACATTGTTCGATTCCCACGACGAATTCAACGAATGGTTTTCGAAAGACATAGAGAGTCATGCTGAAAATAAAACCGGGATCGACGAGAAGCATTTGTCGAGGCTGCACATGATTTTGAAACCGTTCATGCTGCGGAGGATAAAGAAGGACGTGGAGAACGAGTTGTCCGACAAGATAGAAGTGATGGTGTACTGCCCCCTTACAACGAGACAAAAATTATTATACTCAGCATTGAAAAAGAAGATTAGGATAGAGGATTTATTACACTACACGGTGGGCGGCGGCGACACCGCGACCAACGACAAAAATTTCACATCAAATCTTATGAATCTAGTCATGCAATTCCGAAAG GTTTGCAATCATCCAGAACTGTTTGAGCGCAGAGATGCTAGATCTCCATTCTTTATGCACACCGAGTTCTTCGAAATGCCAGCATTATTGTATATAGAGGGACTGCTGCATCTCTCGTTGCCATCCAAAGATCACTTGTTGTATAATAAGCTGTTTATATTTGCTACCGAACATTTGCATCGAACCCTTCACGATGGCAGCGAAAGTTCTCAAAATCCCTTCTCGTTTAGTAGATTCATTAATTTGACCCCAATGGAAATGAACAAAGTGTTCATCATTGGTATTTTATTCAG ATTATGTCTCGCGACATTGACGGAGAAGCGGATCAAAATCGCGCGTTACTGGGAGGACTGGAACGTCGACGAGAGGATAGATGTACCTAGGAACCAGATGTTCCTCTTGCCAAGGAAGACCGACGCCTCGTCGCAAGCATTGCAGGACTTAATTTTCACAGGGAGGATTATCGAGGGAGAGCCTGTATATACGCATAGTACACACGTTATTCATTCAATGCCTGAAACCGTTGCTCATCGAATCCTGCGTAGCAGCAAGAAGTCTGCCAATCAATCCATGAAG AGAATACTTCCGTCTACCAAAGTAGAACTAGAAGACTCGAAGGTGACTCTGCTCCCGGAGCATCTTCACCTCCCAAGACCACCGATAATGAGACTTTGCCAACAGACTACCATTCCATCCTTTATCTGCGATACGTATCCTAAG GTTCAAGCTAGTCCTCGAAAATTGTATGTTAGTAATAGTGGCGCAGCGTGCGCGTGGAGGAGGCACGAGGAATGCGGTGGGAAATTTGGCCAGCAGCTTCTGTGGCTCGGTTGCGAGCGAGCTCTCTCCATTTCGCAAGGAGCCACCAGTTTTCGCATAATGCAGACAACGCCGACCTTCTCCGTTGAACCTCAAGGCGGGCTGTCCGCGTGCACGCCGATCAATGGCTGGTCGACCATCATAGTACCAG ATAAGCAAACGTTGGTGACGGATGCCGGCAAACTTTCAGTATTGGACAGTCTTTTGCGACGTCTCAAGGAACAAGGTCACCGGGTTCTCATTTACTCGCAGATGACCAAGATGATAGACTTGCTAGAG GAGTATATGTATCACAGGAAACACACTTTCATGAGATTGGACGGTTCCTCGAAGATCTCTGATCGACGAGACATGGTAGCAGATTTCCAGAAACG GGCGGACATATTCGTCTTTTTGCTAAGCACACGAGCCGGGGGCCTGGGAATAAACCTCACCGCCGCAGACACG GTGATTTTTTACGACAGCGATTGGAACCCCACTGTGGATCAGCAGGCGATGGATCGCGCCCACAGGCTGGGTCAAACGAAACAGGTTACGGTGTATCGATTGATCTGCAAGGGAACCATCGAGGAGAGAATACTACAACGTGCTCGGGAGAAGAGCGAG ATCCAACGCATGGTGATAAGCGGCGGAAATTTCAAGCCGGACACTTTGAAGCCGAAAGAGGTCGTTTCTCTGCTGCTGGACGACGAGGAGATCGAAGCGAAAT ACAGCCAACGGAGCGAGGAAAGAAAGCAACACGCGGAGGATGCTCGGCTCGAGTCGAGCCTACACCACAAGGAGAGGGACCGGAAAAGGAAGTTAACCGCGCTTCCGGTCAAG GCCGACTCGAAGAAGCCTTGTCTATCCGACGCTAACGGCGACAGGCTCGGAGACACCGTGCAATCGAACGTGAACGACGGTAACCAAACGAGTGGCGCTCAAGCGCACTTCGTCAACAATAATCAACAGATGCTGGAAACGGCGGATGACTATAGCGTGCCCACCAGCCCGGTCAAGTCCGAG GACGAGACAAGCAACGACGGCCTGGTCGTCGACGTGGACGGACCTGTCGTGGGAAGTTCCAGCGATTCGAGGCAACTGCGAGTCAGCCAGTTCGGAGAGCCGGTCAAGGTGAATCGTCTGGACCACCATGTCTCGTTCAGCAGCGGATCTGGTGTCCGGATGAGACCCACGATTCGGGGAACTAGTAAACGAGGCAGGCCCCGAGGTTCTCGCAGAGGAGGACCAGTCGGGGGCAAAGGCAGGGGTCTTCTTTTGCTTCATCCACCGTCGAAGACCGTCGGGAATGATCCTCAGTCGCCGGCGTCCATGTCACCCACCGGTGGCAACGCGACGACCGACCAGATTCTTCAGCATG GAGGTCAAGGATCGTCCGGTCCAGCGGAGGGCGACGGACCCAGCACGGTGGGTCCGCTGGGCCCGGTAGGGTCTCTGGGTTCTGTTTCGGGCAGAGGAGGCCCGCCGGCCATTCGCCGAGGACCCGGCCGACCTCGGCTCAGACCCACAGGCCCGGGACACCAAGGATACCGTACTCCGGGTCACCATCACGGCAGGAAGGTCCAGCGGCCGCTCCCGGTGCCGCTCAGGTCCCAGCAGACTATCGCCACCGTGAACCAGCACAAGTCACCGGGTCAGCGTTCCTCGGGGTCCGGGTCCTCGATGCCCACCGCGACCATGAACGCCGGCTCCTCGTTCCCTTCGTCGGCCAACGAGTCCAGACCATTCGGCTTCTACACGCAACAGCAGCCGCGCGGATCCTCCTAG
- the Ino80 gene encoding chromatin-remodeling ATPase INO80 isoform X1, protein MTDRARTMRLEAEMAAPLHLQRLERSLNVQPFLRQINELFQDPASEDEKSVSSESSEGSDNYLDNVLIRKEEERINKLRLYNMSSVGEERRWLQDILLSDSSDSSASGSDTDTPITEEDFQDMLKFHILRKKYQGRFYQKPENIQYQYYSAGLLSNYDRFLEHQKLIVGNKKKKEKKPEKKVMKIKKEKVPRHRPSNDYPDGEYPEDEWDRTMPREEELDEAELEAIMRHQPRQRGRKKHNNKSPEVMAMRRRKIWVMMSKKELGKVQRAKTNNHKEMLISCKKVAQHCMKYWRQKAMQSQKNMKETIWRAKRLTREMQSYWKRYDRVERETRRRLEKEAEEQRKMDVELIEAKRQQRKLNFLITQTELYAHFMSRKLGKASPEEQLRILNQLDEEKNPRLLGIDDYDSEIMKQKAKRNATEAFDNEKARAKQFDTATASQELRLSDTPETLEHPQPSIFKGNLKGYQLKGMNWLANLYDQGISGILADEMGLGKTVQSIAFLCHVAERYSVWGPFLIISPASTLHNWQQEMARFVPMFKVVPYWGNPQERKILRQFWDTKDLHTKEASFHVVITSYQLVITDYKYFNRIKWQYMILDEAQAIKSTSSMRWKLLLGFSCRNRLLLSGTPIQNSMAELWALLHFIMPTLFDSHDEFNEWFSKDIESHAENKTGIDEKHLSRLHMILKPFMLRRIKKDVENELSDKIEVMVYCPLTTRQKLLYSALKKKIRIEDLLHYTVGGGDTATNDKNFTSNLMNLVMQFRKVCNHPELFERRDARSPFFMHTEFFEMPALLYIEGLLHLSLPSKDHLLYNKLFIFATEHLHRTLHDGSESSQNPFSFSRFINLTPMEMNKVFIIGILFRLCLATLTEKRIKIARYWEDWNVDERIDVPRNQMFLLPRKTDASSQALQDLIFTGRIIEGEPVYTHSTHVIHSMPETVAHRILRSSKKSANQSMKRILPSTKVELEDSKVTLLPEHLHLPRPPIMRLCQQTTIPSFICDTYPKVQASPRKLYVSNSGAACAWRRHEECGGKFGQQLLWLGCERALSISQGATSFRIMQTTPTFSVEPQGGLSACTPINGWSTIIVPDKQTLVTDAGKLSVLDSLLRRLKEQGHRVLIYSQMTKMIDLLEEYMYHRKHTFMRLDGSSKISDRRDMVADFQKRADIFVFLLSTRAGGLGINLTAADTVIFYDSDWNPTVDQQAMDRAHRLGQTKQVTVYRLICKGTIEERILQRAREKSEIQRMVISGGNFKPDTLKPKEVVSLLLDDEEIEAKCPRSCISDSQRSEERKQHAEDARLESSLHHKERDRKRKLTALPVKADSKKPCLSDANGDRLGDTVQSNVNDGNQTSGAQAHFVNNNQQMLETADDYSVPTSPVKSEDETSNDGLVVDVDGPVVGSSSDSRQLRVSQFGEPVKVNRLDHHVSFSSGSGVRMRPTIRGTSKRGRPRGSRRGGPVGGKGRGLLLLHPPSKTVGNDPQSPASMSPTGGNATTDQILQHGGQGSSGPAEGDGPSTVGPLGPVGSLGSVSGRGGPPAIRRGPGRPRLRPTGPGHQGYRTPGHHHGRKVQRPLPVPLRSQQTIATVNQHKSPGQRSSGSGSSMPTATMNAGSSFPSSANESRPFGFYTQQQPRGSS, encoded by the exons ATGACAGATAGAGCACGCACAATGAGGTTGGAAGCAGAAATGGCTGCTCCTTTGCATCTGCAAAGATTGGAGCGCAGCCTCAATGTACAGCCCTTCTTGAGACAAATTAATGAGTTGTTCCAAGATCCAGCTAG CGAGGATGAGAAGTCTGTTTCGTCAGAGTCCTCTGAAGGATCGGACAATTACCTTGATAACGTGTTGATCCGAAAAGAAG AGGagagaattaataaattaaggCTGTATAATATGTCAAGTGTGGGAGAGGAACGCAGGTGGTTGCAAGATATTCTTCTGAGCGATTCATCGGATAGTTCGGCATCAGGATCTGACACAGATACTCCCATCACGGAAGAAGATTTTCAAGACATGCTAAAGTTTCACATACTTAGAAAAAAGTATCAAGGTCGCTTCTATCAGAAACCAGAG AATATACAGTACCAGTACTACAGTGCCGGCTTATTATCAAACTATGATCGATTTCTAGAACACCAAAAGTTGATAGTCGGtaataaaaagaagaaagaaaagaagccCGAGAAGAAGGTCATGAAAATCAAGAAGGAGAAGGTCCCCCGACACAGACCATCCAATGATTATCCT GATGGGGAATATCCAGAGGACGAATGGGATCGTACGATGCCCAGAGAAGAAGAACTGGATGAAGCCGAGTTAGAAGCAATAATGCGCCACCAGCCGCGGCAACGCGGCAGGAAAAAGCATAATAACAAAAGCCCGGAGGTAATGGCgatgaggaggaggaagatTTGGGTGATGATGTCTAAGAAAGAATTGGGAAAAGTACAAAGAGCGAAAACCAATAATCATAAGGAAATGTTAATTAGTTGTAAGAAAGTAGCGCAACACTGTATGAAATACTGGCGACAAAAGGCTATGCAA TCGCAGAAGAACATGAAGGAGACTATATGGAGAGCGAAGCGCCTCACGAGGGAGATGCAGTCGTATTGGAAACGTTACGATCGCGTCGAGCGGGAGACCAGGAGACGATTAGAAAAGGAGGCTGAGGAACAGAGAAAGATGGATGTCGAGCTGATCGAGGCGAAACGACAGCAAAGGAAACTAAATTTTCTTATTACACAGACCGAACTGTATGCTCACTTCATGTCCCGCAAATTGGGGAAAGCCTCGCCAGAAGAACAGTTGAGAATTTTAAATCAATTGGACGAAGAGAAAAATCCGAGACTTCTTGGAATCGACGATTATGATAG TGAAATCATGAAACAGAAAGCAAAGAGGAATGCCACCGAAGCATTTGACAATGAGAAAGCTAGAGCGAAACAGTTCGATACCGCTACAGCGTCCCAAGAATTACGACTTAGCGATACTCCTGAAACATTGGAGCATCCACAGCCTTCGATTTTCAAGGGAAATCTGAAGGGTTATCAATTGAAAGGGATGAATTGGTTAGCGAATTTATATGATCAG GGAATCAGCGGAATATTGGCGGACGAGATGGGATTGGGAAAAACCGTACAATCCATAGCGTTCTTATGCCATGTCGCTGAAAGATACT CTGTGTGGGGACCGTTTCTGATCATATCCCCTGCGTCAACGTTGCACAATTGGCAGCAAGAAATGGCGCGATTCGTGCCAATGTTTAAAGTGGTTCCGTATTGGGGCAATCCTCAGGAACGCAAGATACTGAGACAGTTCTGGGACACTAAAGATCTGCATACGAAAGAGGCTTCGTTTCACGTAGTGATCACTAGCTACCAATTAGTCATAACCGACTACAAATACTTCAACAGAATAAAATGGCAGTACATGATCCTGGACGAAGCACAGGCTATAAAAAGCACCAGCAGTATGAGATGGAAATTGTTGCTCGGGTTCAGTTGTCGCAATAGATTGTTGCTCAGTGGCACACCGATTCAAAACAGCATGGCGGAGTTGTGGGCGTTGCTGCATTTTATAATGCCGACATTGTTCGATTCCCACGACGAATTCAACGAATGGTTTTCGAAAGACATAGAGAGTCATGCTGAAAATAAAACCGGGATCGACGAGAAGCATTTGTCGAGGCTGCACATGATTTTGAAACCGTTCATGCTGCGGAGGATAAAGAAGGACGTGGAGAACGAGTTGTCCGACAAGATAGAAGTGATGGTGTACTGCCCCCTTACAACGAGACAAAAATTATTATACTCAGCATTGAAAAAGAAGATTAGGATAGAGGATTTATTACACTACACGGTGGGCGGCGGCGACACCGCGACCAACGACAAAAATTTCACATCAAATCTTATGAATCTAGTCATGCAATTCCGAAAG GTTTGCAATCATCCAGAACTGTTTGAGCGCAGAGATGCTAGATCTCCATTCTTTATGCACACCGAGTTCTTCGAAATGCCAGCATTATTGTATATAGAGGGACTGCTGCATCTCTCGTTGCCATCCAAAGATCACTTGTTGTATAATAAGCTGTTTATATTTGCTACCGAACATTTGCATCGAACCCTTCACGATGGCAGCGAAAGTTCTCAAAATCCCTTCTCGTTTAGTAGATTCATTAATTTGACCCCAATGGAAATGAACAAAGTGTTCATCATTGGTATTTTATTCAG ATTATGTCTCGCGACATTGACGGAGAAGCGGATCAAAATCGCGCGTTACTGGGAGGACTGGAACGTCGACGAGAGGATAGATGTACCTAGGAACCAGATGTTCCTCTTGCCAAGGAAGACCGACGCCTCGTCGCAAGCATTGCAGGACTTAATTTTCACAGGGAGGATTATCGAGGGAGAGCCTGTATATACGCATAGTACACACGTTATTCATTCAATGCCTGAAACCGTTGCTCATCGAATCCTGCGTAGCAGCAAGAAGTCTGCCAATCAATCCATGAAG AGAATACTTCCGTCTACCAAAGTAGAACTAGAAGACTCGAAGGTGACTCTGCTCCCGGAGCATCTTCACCTCCCAAGACCACCGATAATGAGACTTTGCCAACAGACTACCATTCCATCCTTTATCTGCGATACGTATCCTAAG GTTCAAGCTAGTCCTCGAAAATTGTATGTTAGTAATAGTGGCGCAGCGTGCGCGTGGAGGAGGCACGAGGAATGCGGTGGGAAATTTGGCCAGCAGCTTCTGTGGCTCGGTTGCGAGCGAGCTCTCTCCATTTCGCAAGGAGCCACCAGTTTTCGCATAATGCAGACAACGCCGACCTTCTCCGTTGAACCTCAAGGCGGGCTGTCCGCGTGCACGCCGATCAATGGCTGGTCGACCATCATAGTACCAG ATAAGCAAACGTTGGTGACGGATGCCGGCAAACTTTCAGTATTGGACAGTCTTTTGCGACGTCTCAAGGAACAAGGTCACCGGGTTCTCATTTACTCGCAGATGACCAAGATGATAGACTTGCTAGAG GAGTATATGTATCACAGGAAACACACTTTCATGAGATTGGACGGTTCCTCGAAGATCTCTGATCGACGAGACATGGTAGCAGATTTCCAGAAACG GGCGGACATATTCGTCTTTTTGCTAAGCACACGAGCCGGGGGCCTGGGAATAAACCTCACCGCCGCAGACACG GTGATTTTTTACGACAGCGATTGGAACCCCACTGTGGATCAGCAGGCGATGGATCGCGCCCACAGGCTGGGTCAAACGAAACAGGTTACGGTGTATCGATTGATCTGCAAGGGAACCATCGAGGAGAGAATACTACAACGTGCTCGGGAGAAGAGCGAG ATCCAACGCATGGTGATAAGCGGCGGAAATTTCAAGCCGGACACTTTGAAGCCGAAAGAGGTCGTTTCTCTGCTGCTGGACGACGAGGAGATCGAAGCGAAAT GCCCGCGTTCCTGTATTTCAGACAGCCAACGGAGCGAGGAAAGAAAGCAACACGCGGAGGATGCTCGGCTCGAGTCGAGCCTACACCACAAGGAGAGGGACCGGAAAAGGAAGTTAACCGCGCTTCCGGTCAAG GCCGACTCGAAGAAGCCTTGTCTATCCGACGCTAACGGCGACAGGCTCGGAGACACCGTGCAATCGAACGTGAACGACGGTAACCAAACGAGTGGCGCTCAAGCGCACTTCGTCAACAATAATCAACAGATGCTGGAAACGGCGGATGACTATAGCGTGCCCACCAGCCCGGTCAAGTCCGAG GACGAGACAAGCAACGACGGCCTGGTCGTCGACGTGGACGGACCTGTCGTGGGAAGTTCCAGCGATTCGAGGCAACTGCGAGTCAGCCAGTTCGGAGAGCCGGTCAAGGTGAATCGTCTGGACCACCATGTCTCGTTCAGCAGCGGATCTGGTGTCCGGATGAGACCCACGATTCGGGGAACTAGTAAACGAGGCAGGCCCCGAGGTTCTCGCAGAGGAGGACCAGTCGGGGGCAAAGGCAGGGGTCTTCTTTTGCTTCATCCACCGTCGAAGACCGTCGGGAATGATCCTCAGTCGCCGGCGTCCATGTCACCCACCGGTGGCAACGCGACGACCGACCAGATTCTTCAGCATG GAGGTCAAGGATCGTCCGGTCCAGCGGAGGGCGACGGACCCAGCACGGTGGGTCCGCTGGGCCCGGTAGGGTCTCTGGGTTCTGTTTCGGGCAGAGGAGGCCCGCCGGCCATTCGCCGAGGACCCGGCCGACCTCGGCTCAGACCCACAGGCCCGGGACACCAAGGATACCGTACTCCGGGTCACCATCACGGCAGGAAGGTCCAGCGGCCGCTCCCGGTGCCGCTCAGGTCCCAGCAGACTATCGCCACCGTGAACCAGCACAAGTCACCGGGTCAGCGTTCCTCGGGGTCCGGGTCCTCGATGCCCACCGCGACCATGAACGCCGGCTCCTCGTTCCCTTCGTCGGCCAACGAGTCCAGACCATTCGGCTTCTACACGCAACAGCAGCCGCGCGGATCCTCCTAG